The following coding sequences are from one Carassius gibelio isolate Cgi1373 ecotype wild population from Czech Republic chromosome B7, carGib1.2-hapl.c, whole genome shotgun sequence window:
- the LOC127961430 gene encoding transmembrane protein 41B, which translates to MVKKRSGNRETESSPLVEPEPRPSKQTPVLKGAQSSGGASARMSILLLITIFACSACVMYLLFRNFPELSEDEREKIKIPKDMDDAKALGTVLSKYKDTYYTQVLLAYFATYVFLQTFAIPGSIFLSILSGYLYPFPLALFLVCLCSGLGASFCYMLSYLVGRPMVYKYLTERAQKWSQQVDKHREHLINYIIFLRITPFLPNWFINITSPVINVPLGVFFLGTFLGVAPPSFVAINAGTTLYKLTTAGEAVSWNSLLVLAVLAVLSILPVCFQKKLQQKLE; encoded by the exons ATGGTCAAGAAGAGAAGCGGTAACCGTGAGACCGAGAGCAGTCCGCTGGTAGAGCCGGAGCCGAGGCCCTCCAAACAAACTCCAGTCCTCAAAG GAGCCCAGTCGTCAGGAGGAGCCTCCGCACGCATGTcaatcctcctcctcatcactaTCTTTGCCTGCTCGGCTTGTGTCATGTATCTGCTGTTCAGAAATTTCCCAGAGCTGAGCGA GGACGAGAGAGAAAAAATCAAAATTCCTAAAGACATGGATGACGCCAAGGCATTGGGCACAGTGCTGTCCAAATACAAGGACACATATTACACTCAAGTGCTTTTAGCGTACTTTGCTACATATGTCTT CCTTCAGACGTTTGCCATCCCAGGCTCCATCTTTCTCAGTATACTGTCTGGTTATCTCTACCCTTTTCCATTAGCTCTGTTCCTGGTCTGTCTG TGTTCAGGCCTTGGAGCGTCTTTTTGCTATATGTTGTCTTATTTAGTCGGGAGGCCGATGGTGTACAAGTACCTCACAGAGAGGGCTCAGAAATGGTCACAGCAG GTGGACAAGCACAGAGAGCACCTCATTAATTACATCATTTTTTTGAGAATAACTCCGTTCCTTCCAAACTGGTTCATCAACATCACCTCGCCGGTCATTAATGTGCCTCTGGGTGTCTTCTTCCTGGGGACCTTTCTAG GAGTGGCTCCTCCATCGTTTGTGGCGATAAACGCAGGGACGACATTGTACAAGCTGACCACAGCCGGCGAGGCCGTGTCCTGGAACTCTCTTCTTGTGTTGGCGGTTTTAGCCGTTCTCTCCATCCTGCCCGTCTGCTTTCAGAAGAAACTCCAGCAGAAACTTGAGTAG